A window of Bacteroidota bacterium contains these coding sequences:
- a CDS encoding AAA family ATPase, giving the protein MHSSVDKVIKRIETEFETEILEKHYIKYSLPEKFKYKYTNVVFILADQVIIEIELTGEIKIFFSSKSEEKAKFYEKCFFEKRKRRSQQNINLLSSGHYGHELLPIVVKKPKLNLSLNYNDDLAQVHSLLLDTLSKKDQSGLVLLHGEPGTGKSTYIRFLINLFKKQIIFLPPSIAGELDSPSMTRILTENPNSIFIIEDAEQLIKSRETTVNSNISMLLNLTDGILGECLGTIVICTFNTDLKNIDEALLRKGRLIASYKFEGLSLHKSQLLKEHLGLSELELNETMLLSDFYHTKENQFGNSSTKRTEIGF; this is encoded by the coding sequence ATGCATAGCTCAGTCGATAAAGTAATTAAACGTATTGAAACTGAATTTGAGACTGAAATATTAGAAAAACATTATATAAAGTATTCGCTTCCGGAAAAATTCAAATATAAATATACAAACGTTGTCTTTATTCTTGCAGATCAGGTAATCATTGAAATTGAACTGACGGGTGAAATTAAAATTTTCTTTAGTTCAAAATCGGAAGAAAAAGCGAAGTTTTATGAAAAATGTTTTTTCGAAAAAAGAAAAAGACGAAGTCAGCAAAACATCAACCTGCTTTCGTCAGGACATTACGGACATGAATTACTTCCAATCGTAGTAAAAAAACCAAAATTAAATTTATCTTTAAATTACAATGACGATCTGGCTCAGGTGCATTCATTATTGTTAGACACCCTTTCGAAAAAAGATCAATCCGGACTTGTGCTTTTGCACGGAGAGCCGGGAACCGGTAAATCAACTTACATCCGATTCCTGATTAACCTCTTCAAAAAACAAATTATTTTTCTTCCCCCTTCAATTGCCGGAGAACTGGATTCACCTTCAATGACCCGAATTCTTACTGAAAATCCAAATTCCATTTTTATAATTGAGGACGCAGAACAATTGATAAAATCAAGAGAAACTACTGTGAATTCGAATATCTCTATGCTGTTAAATCTAACAGATGGCATTTTGGGTGAATGTCTTGGAACTATTGTTATTTGCACATTCAATACGGATCTAAAAAATATAGACGAAGCGTTGTTAAGGAAAGGGCGACTCATTGCGTCCTACAAATTTGAAGGATTAAGCTTACACAAAAGTCAGCTGCTCAAAGAACATCTGGGCTTAAGTGAACTGGAGCTGAATGAAACAATGTTACTATCAGATTTTTATCACACCAAAGAAAACCAGTTCGGGAATTCATCCACAAAACGAACAGAAATTGGATTTTAA
- a CDS encoding nucleotidyl transferase AbiEii/AbiGii toxin family protein, translated as MLFLSAVSPKALELLTELQDLSLLEKFYLVGGTALALHLGHRISVDLDFFTSKEFDTSGFIEKIQEKHSISLLAQAANSLTLDIDSVKTDFIRHNYPLIRPILFIDGIKLASVEDIAAMKLNSTVNRGSKKDFFDVCELLKHYSLKQLLSFHSEKYDFSSQMVVLKSLVYFEDAEKEPDPVSTNSTSWQYVKVKLNEEVRKYSI; from the coding sequence ATGCTTTTCCTTTCAGCCGTCAGTCCCAAAGCATTGGAATTATTAACGGAACTTCAGGACCTTTCGCTGCTGGAAAAATTTTATCTGGTAGGAGGCACTGCACTAGCGCTACATTTAGGGCATAGAATTTCCGTTGACCTTGATTTTTTTACTTCAAAGGAATTTGACACCTCTGGTTTTATTGAAAAAATACAAGAAAAGCACTCAATATCTCTTTTAGCTCAGGCTGCTAATTCACTGACTCTCGATATTGATTCAGTAAAAACAGATTTCATCAGGCATAACTATCCATTAATTAGACCTATTTTGTTTATTGATGGAATAAAACTTGCTTCCGTTGAGGACATTGCTGCTATGAAACTGAACAGTACAGTGAACCGTGGGTCAAAGAAAGACTTTTTCGACGTTTGCGAATTGCTCAAACATTATTCCCTGAAACAACTGCTCTCTTTTCATTCAGAAAAATACGATTTCTCTTCTCAGATGGTAGTACTAAAAAGTCTTGTCTATTTTGAAGATGCTGAAAAAGAACCTGATCCTGTTTCCACGAATTCTACAAGTTGGCAATATGTAAAAGTGAAGCTTAATGAGGAAGTAAGAAAATATAGCATATAG
- a CDS encoding T9SS type A sorting domain-containing protein, which produces MTIKLFRIFLIVILIPVSGRGQMAFQKYYFSSPTNTRARIFEAPDSNLIIARQTIVNGVGHLQVIKANQNGDTIWCKTNYDSLIRQFNSASQTTDGNIFIGGVNEDSNTNMRGAVIKIDTAGNVLWTKIMSDTIVNCVTLIQQLNNGDLLIGGMLKDYPYNSNTEGILMRCDSTGNSLWYSHDYNNPYPENVTERSDGGFVIRGQYYFNYPAYYIARYDQVGNRLWQRPQLGLQNNSPLYYDADSIIVSIGSKQLLRFDSTGTIVGTINYVFGDETFSIIRTNDFGYLIASIVNISFTESKAVFSKVDSLFQPEWQKTIQNYIMESPTTCFQSRAGRYYFMGNIDSYQHQLKGFSITGFDTTGINTSVPSVHDEAIICNEFYPNPFQNYSQMDLSKEITNAEIIIFDIFGRQIRIIHSTGNKVILDRKDMSPGIYFYQINVKGTVLCTGKVIVAQ; this is translated from the coding sequence ATGACCATTAAGCTATTCCGGATCTTTCTGATAGTAATTTTAATTCCTGTTTCCGGCCGGGGGCAAATGGCATTTCAGAAATATTATTTCTCTTCCCCAACCAACACCAGGGCCCGGATATTTGAAGCACCCGACAGCAACCTGATCATTGCAAGACAGACTATTGTTAATGGTGTCGGTCATTTGCAGGTAATTAAAGCGAATCAGAACGGCGACACCATTTGGTGTAAAACAAATTACGATTCATTGATCAGGCAATTTAATTCTGCTTCTCAAACAACGGATGGAAATATTTTCATTGGAGGTGTGAATGAAGATTCAAATACAAACATGCGTGGTGCTGTGATTAAAATCGATACTGCCGGAAATGTACTTTGGACCAAGATCATGTCTGATACAATTGTAAATTGCGTTACACTTATTCAACAATTGAATAATGGCGATTTGCTGATTGGCGGAATGTTGAAAGATTATCCCTACAATTCGAATACCGAAGGAATACTTATGAGATGTGATTCAACAGGAAACAGCCTTTGGTATTCTCATGATTACAACAATCCATACCCGGAAAATGTCACAGAAAGAAGTGACGGAGGGTTTGTTATTAGAGGGCAATACTATTTTAATTATCCCGCATATTATATCGCCCGATACGATCAAGTAGGTAATCGGTTATGGCAGCGGCCGCAGTTAGGGTTACAAAACAATTCACCTTTATATTATGACGCAGACTCGATCATTGTTTCCATCGGCTCCAAACAACTTTTGCGATTCGATTCAACGGGCACAATTGTTGGTACCATCAATTATGTTTTCGGTGACGAAACATTTTCAATAATTCGAACCAACGATTTTGGCTACTTAATTGCTTCAATAGTCAATATCAGTTTTACCGAAAGCAAAGCAGTATTTTCGAAAGTCGACAGTCTCTTTCAACCCGAATGGCAAAAAACAATTCAAAATTATATCATGGAAAGTCCGACCACGTGTTTTCAGTCACGTGCCGGTCGTTACTACTTCATGGGAAATATTGATTCGTATCAACATCAGTTAAAAGGATTTTCTATAACGGGTTTCGATACAACAGGGATCAATACTTCAGTGCCATCGGTTCATGATGAAGCAATAATTTGCAACGAATTTTATCCGAATCCATTTCAAAATTATTCCCAAATGGATTTATCGAAAGAGATAACGAATGCTGAAATTATTATTTTTGATATTTTCGGCAGACAAATAAGAATTATTCATTCAACAGGTAATAAAGTGATTCTCGATAGAAAGGATATGTCACCAGGAATATATTTTTATCAAATCAATGTGAAAGGAACAGTACTTTGCACAGGAAAAGTTATTGTGGCTCAATAG
- a CDS encoding AAA family ATPase, producing MNPIKTEAFELALKFVNETNVNIFLTGKAGTGKTTFLKYLKDNPVKNMAVAAPTGVAAINAGGLTLHSLFQLPFSPFIPATNETPFGVDKKSLLSRVRFNSEKINLLNALELLVIDEASMVAAHTVDAIDTLLRAVRHKQAPFGGVQVLFIGDLYQLQPVVKEDEWHILKNYYSSNFFFDSHVLRDNIPVMVELKTIFRQKDESFINILNGLRENILTKEHLELLNKRLKPNFISQDGDGYITLTTHNANANKINEVKLNRLSSASFKFKAAVEGDFPEHINPAEKELVLKKGAQVMFIKNDLEGKRFYNGKIGIVSEISDDEIVVQCDDVKIVVGEHIWENLSYTVDPITKEMKETILGTFTQYPLRLAWAITIHKSQGLTFDKVVIDSENAFANGQVYVALSRATTLEGLILTSPLNDRFLGPHANLKFWQETKHDEKSLPMVFEKARQDYMRQMLFNVFSFDHLNFPLEKFKKEMEEYKKFPGNRNWLDTVSTKYLNINGTADKFRQQLQSLWNENPNPDLNEKLNTRIAEAAVYFSTQWTEWKQLILDHPLKISTRKESRLIDKLLQEIHEHLIHSLIKIELCKKGFHSNELATWKKLIPESLVQPKSSFLPNEKEKTAEQRSGLYELIEAYRNKIAEETDVLAYMIFSNQAIKNCCKNLPGDKASLLNIVGFGKHKVKEYGDEVLRIIHDYCVDNNIPLNFSAEKSKSKGLNKSTLLSPTVKETIELFNSGKKLSEICTHRNLAESTIEGHLAIAIKNKLINIEQLLKKSEIESISEFFPDGTLELKAARMKSDGKVPFGKLRLVQAWLMANKK from the coding sequence ATGAACCCAATAAAAACCGAGGCATTTGAACTTGCTTTAAAATTCGTTAACGAAACAAACGTTAACATCTTCCTTACAGGAAAAGCAGGAACAGGAAAGACGACATTTCTAAAATACCTCAAGGATAATCCGGTAAAGAATATGGCTGTTGCAGCACCAACCGGAGTAGCTGCGATCAATGCAGGCGGACTTACATTGCATTCATTATTCCAATTGCCTTTTAGTCCTTTTATTCCGGCAACGAATGAAACTCCCTTCGGTGTTGACAAGAAATCGCTTTTATCAAGAGTACGTTTTAATTCTGAAAAAATAAATTTACTCAATGCATTGGAATTGCTGGTGATCGATGAAGCAAGTATGGTTGCTGCACATACAGTCGATGCTATTGATACGCTCCTTCGTGCTGTCCGACACAAACAAGCTCCATTCGGTGGCGTTCAGGTCCTTTTCATCGGTGATCTCTACCAATTACAACCGGTAGTGAAAGAGGATGAGTGGCACATACTGAAAAATTATTATTCTTCAAATTTTTTCTTTGACAGCCATGTGCTAAGAGATAACATCCCGGTGATGGTTGAATTGAAAACTATTTTCCGTCAAAAAGATGAAAGCTTTATCAATATACTAAATGGTTTACGGGAAAATATTCTTACCAAAGAACATCTTGAGCTATTAAACAAACGGCTGAAACCGAATTTTATTTCTCAAGATGGTGATGGGTACATTACACTCACTACTCACAATGCAAATGCGAATAAAATTAATGAAGTAAAACTAAACCGACTCAGTTCCGCATCTTTTAAGTTCAAAGCTGCTGTCGAAGGTGATTTTCCAGAACACATTAACCCTGCAGAAAAAGAACTTGTTCTAAAAAAGGGTGCACAGGTGATGTTTATCAAAAATGACCTGGAAGGAAAAAGATTTTACAATGGGAAGATTGGGATTGTCTCTGAGATTTCAGATGATGAAATTGTGGTTCAATGCGATGATGTCAAAATTGTTGTTGGCGAACATATCTGGGAAAATCTTTCGTATACCGTTGATCCGATCACAAAAGAAATGAAGGAAACGATATTGGGAACTTTTACCCAGTATCCACTTCGCCTGGCCTGGGCAATAACCATTCACAAAAGTCAGGGTCTCACCTTCGACAAAGTTGTAATCGATTCAGAAAATGCATTTGCGAATGGACAGGTATATGTTGCATTAAGCCGGGCAACAACACTGGAAGGATTGATTCTCACAAGTCCCCTGAACGACCGTTTTCTTGGTCCGCATGCGAATTTGAAATTCTGGCAGGAAACCAAACACGACGAGAAATCTCTTCCGATGGTTTTTGAGAAAGCCCGTCAGGATTACATGAGACAAATGTTATTCAATGTATTTTCATTTGATCATTTGAATTTCCCGCTTGAAAAATTCAAAAAGGAAATGGAAGAGTATAAGAAATTTCCGGGAAATCGAAATTGGCTGGATACTGTATCAACAAAATACCTGAATATAAATGGTACTGCTGATAAATTCAGGCAACAATTACAAAGCCTCTGGAATGAAAATCCGAATCCTGATTTAAATGAAAAATTAAATACGAGAATCGCTGAGGCAGCTGTATATTTTTCCACACAATGGACGGAATGGAAACAACTTATCCTTGATCATCCTTTAAAAATCAGTACAAGAAAAGAATCACGATTAATTGATAAACTGTTGCAGGAAATTCATGAACATTTGATACATAGTCTTATCAAAATAGAACTATGTAAAAAAGGGTTTCATTCAAACGAATTGGCAACATGGAAAAAATTAATTCCCGAGAGTCTTGTACAACCAAAAAGTTCATTCCTGCCAAATGAAAAGGAAAAAACCGCCGAACAGCGTTCCGGTTTGTATGAATTGATCGAAGCTTACCGAAATAAAATTGCAGAAGAAACCGATGTGTTGGCTTACATGATATTCAGTAATCAGGCTATTAAAAACTGTTGTAAGAACTTGCCGGGCGACAAAGCTTCACTCCTGAATATCGTTGGTTTTGGGAAACACAAAGTAAAGGAATATGGTGACGAAGTTCTCCGTATCATACACGATTATTGTGTAGACAACAATATTCCCTTAAACTTCAGTGCTGAAAAATCAAAAAGTAAGGGACTAAATAAATCCACGCTTCTCTCTCCTACTGTGAAAGAAACCATTGAGCTTTTCAACTCCGGTAAAAAACTATCGGAAATTTGCACTCACCGAAATCTTGCAGAATCTACAATTGAAGGACATCTGGCAATTGCAATAAAAAACAAGCTTATCAACATCGAACAATTGTTGAAGAAGAGTGAAATTGAATCTATTTCAGAGTTTTTCCCGGATGGTACGTTGGAACTAAAAGCCGCACGTATGAAATCGGATGGCAAAGTGCCTTTTGGTAAGTTGAGATTGGTTCAGGCCTGGTTGATGGCGAATAAAAAATAA
- a CDS encoding T9SS type A sorting domain-containing protein, with translation MKFKLLFFLTLISFYSNVSGQPFVRSWFKTWGNDSVPATMNFLNECADDFGNVYTHIKKDTVWTTTISMITKYNSSGQREWERSYYNPYDGRAYTTQIKCDQVGNVYLGGGEKSAAGKNTMLLLKYDSVGTLQWKFNFPFPITQAGTIQGYTFDSLTNIYLTSTVYIMDGANQHEDILITKLDSSGNVIWNKYMNYPDTTELHSQAGDIVEDNVGNFVISGYSQDSSILAKLDPLGNFIWLQNKPITHTSYRFVLDNYNSIYSFFDSSSFSILIKIDSSGTDLWQKNITQLDSCKINYLTCKKNYLYTAGDRGILKLDLNGDSLWRRHYNTGPGFTDEYKKIAVSENEDVTVAGNLNINPPTYGIDLGITRYDSSGNLKWHLQYNNNLNTNDDYKDVILNSTDNLFVGSEQYFKRTCPQLISISPDTLTIISDVHRNYQQSDDYSTKIAKDNSGNIIIAGDLLSSDLEQAIGVVKYDNSGNEIWDKTIKKVNSISYLTSLNTDDHNNIYITGAHYTSITYKSEGRLIKLNSNGDTIYQITHQITPYYIESFLNFVSDHSGNIYLLETGKDSSGLYFFQILKYDSSGNYIWNKFIADSAESSGKIIIDEYDNIFYSYRTFGTVSRDWDIVVSMMDTAGNDIWTTQYDSPNNSFDVATDMKLDHDKNIVLASICGISDWDLNVIKLDSTGQFLWNSVFIPHDLTISFQYRLAIDESNNIYIAGFEDSTNVIRHGITIKLEPDGTFGWKNQIRSNSHFNRSDCNAIAAGNGFVYVSGSAYNSSDHTYLFLAVYDTLGALVYLDSISAPYSTAGDPQQGLQIIYDASCVYLTGRVYTAAEEAEFSAFKYCNSPVGISENHFPSIDFSIFPNPSNGTFSIHYNARENSKAEIEIYNLVGENILKKQVSLIAGQNEFQFNEKLSSGSYFVRIKLNKDYFISEKLIILD, from the coding sequence ATGAAATTTAAACTACTTTTTTTTCTGACACTCATTTCATTTTACTCAAATGTTTCAGGTCAACCTTTTGTCAGAAGTTGGTTTAAAACCTGGGGAAATGATTCTGTTCCTGCTACAATGAATTTTTTAAATGAATGTGCAGATGATTTTGGGAATGTGTATACCCATATTAAAAAGGATACTGTTTGGACTACCACGATTTCAATGATTACGAAATATAATTCTTCCGGTCAGCGTGAATGGGAGCGTTCGTATTATAATCCTTATGATGGTAGAGCATATACGACTCAAATTAAATGTGACCAAGTCGGAAATGTATATCTGGGCGGAGGCGAAAAAAGTGCTGCAGGAAAAAACACAATGTTGTTATTGAAATATGATTCTGTTGGAACTCTTCAATGGAAATTCAATTTTCCATTTCCCATAACACAAGCAGGAACAATTCAGGGATATACTTTTGACAGTCTGACGAATATCTATTTAACGTCTACAGTATATATAATGGATGGAGCAAATCAACACGAAGATATCCTGATCACGAAGCTGGATTCATCAGGAAATGTGATCTGGAATAAATACATGAATTATCCTGACACAACAGAATTACACAGCCAGGCAGGAGATATTGTCGAAGATAATGTGGGAAATTTTGTGATAAGCGGTTATTCACAGGATTCCAGTATCCTGGCAAAACTTGATCCCTTGGGAAATTTTATTTGGCTTCAAAATAAACCGATCACCCATACATCGTACAGGTTTGTCCTCGATAATTATAATTCTATTTATTCTTTCTTTGATTCATCCTCATTTTCCATTTTGATAAAAATAGACTCTTCAGGAACGGATCTTTGGCAAAAAAATATTACTCAACTTGATTCATGTAAAATAAATTATCTGACCTGTAAGAAAAATTATCTTTATACAGCAGGTGATCGTGGAATTTTAAAATTGGATCTAAACGGAGATTCTCTATGGCGCAGACACTATAATACCGGACCCGGTTTTACTGACGAATACAAAAAAATTGCTGTTTCTGAAAATGAAGATGTTACCGTTGCCGGAAATCTTAATATCAATCCGCCAACATATGGAATTGATCTTGGAATTACTCGATATGATTCATCAGGAAATCTGAAATGGCATCTACAATACAATAATAATTTGAACACAAATGATGATTACAAAGATGTAATACTAAATTCCACTGATAATTTGTTTGTCGGTTCAGAACAATATTTCAAAAGAACGTGTCCTCAACTAATTAGTATTTCACCGGACACATTAACAATAATTTCTGATGTGCATAGGAATTATCAGCAGAGCGATGATTATTCTACTAAAATTGCAAAGGATAATTCAGGCAATATTATTATCGCAGGGGATCTGCTTTCATCAGATTTAGAACAAGCAATTGGTGTGGTAAAGTATGATAATTCGGGAAATGAGATCTGGGACAAAACCATAAAAAAAGTCAACAGCATTTCTTATCTCACTTCGCTAAATACAGATGATCATAATAATATTTACATCACGGGCGCTCATTACACATCTATAACATATAAATCTGAAGGCAGATTGATTAAACTGAATTCGAATGGAGATACAATCTACCAGATTACACATCAAATTACTCCGTATTATATAGAGTCATTCTTGAATTTTGTATCCGATCATTCAGGGAATATTTATTTACTGGAAACGGGAAAGGATTCATCCGGTCTCTATTTTTTTCAGATCCTGAAATATGATTCTTCAGGAAATTATATCTGGAATAAATTTATTGCAGATTCTGCGGAATCGTCCGGGAAAATTATCATTGATGAATACGACAATATTTTCTATTCTTACAGAACGTTTGGCACTGTGTCGCGGGATTGGGATATTGTTGTTTCAATGATGGATACAGCAGGAAATGACATCTGGACAACACAATATGATAGTCCGAATAATTCATTTGATGTCGCGACTGACATGAAACTTGATCATGATAAAAACATTGTATTAGCCAGTATATGTGGAATATCAGATTGGGATCTCAATGTTATAAAACTTGACAGCACCGGACAATTTTTATGGAATTCTGTTTTCATTCCTCATGATTTAACGATTTCTTTCCAGTACCGCCTTGCTATTGATGAGAGCAATAATATTTACATTGCCGGTTTCGAAGATTCCACAAATGTCATAAGGCATGGAATCACAATTAAACTTGAGCCCGATGGCACTTTTGGCTGGAAAAATCAAATACGGTCCAATAGTCATTTTAATAGAAGTGATTGTAATGCAATTGCTGCCGGAAACGGCTTTGTATATGTTTCCGGTTCTGCTTATAATTCAAGCGATCATACCTATCTTTTTTTAGCAGTGTATGATACATTGGGTGCATTGGTCTACCTTGACAGCATATCTGCTCCCTATTCAACTGCCGGAGATCCGCAGCAGGGATTACAAATTATTTATGATGCCAGTTGTGTCTATTTAACGGGGAGAGTTTACACTGCTGCTGAAGAAGCAGAGTTTTCTGCCTTCAAATATTGCAATTCACCTGTTGGAATTTCTGAAAATCATTTTCCCTCTATTGATTTTTCAATTTTTCCCAATCCATCAAATGGAACCTTTTCAATTCACTATAATGCCAGGGAGAATTCAAAAGCGGAAATTGAAATCTATAATTTAGTCGGGGAAAATATTTTGAAGAAACAGGTTTCTCTGATTGCCGGCCAAAATGAATTTCAATTCAATGAGAAATTATCTTCAGGAAGTTATTTTGTGAGAATTAAGTTAAACAAAGATTACTTTATTTCAGAGAAACTGATCATATTGGATTAA